A window of Mercenaria mercenaria strain notata chromosome 16, MADL_Memer_1, whole genome shotgun sequence contains these coding sequences:
- the LOC128549649 gene encoding C-type lectin domain family 10 member A-like, with product MLFILSFLFIGLFATVKGYQATTCYDGWLPFEGSCYLFGHQAAHFTEAEHFCRQHKNSHLIHIQSKAENDFIKDRLRDFKSKNWWLGLTDEFIEGTWKWFDTDQTTNFTDWHPGQPDVYPEDCAVYYYNFDFAWGDLPCSSNNYPICEISGLNEETEIIG from the exons ATGCTGTTTATTTTGTCCTTTCTCTTCATAGGACTGTTTGCAACGGTAAAAG GATATCAAGCGACAACATGTTACGATGGATGGCTTCCTTTTGAAGGATCGTGCTATTTATTTGGGCATCAAGCCGCTCATTTCACGGAAGCCGAG CATTTCTGTAGACAGCACAAAAACAGCCATCTAATACATATACAGAGTAAAGCAGAAAATGATTTCATAAAAGACAGACTTCGGGATTTCAAAA GTAAGAACTGGTGGCTCGGATTGACAGACGAATTCATAGAAGGTACGTGGAAATGGTTTGATACAGACCAGACAACAAATTTTACAG ACTGGCACCCAGGGCAACCAGACGTTTATCCCGAAGACTGTGCGGTTTATTATTACAATTTTGACTTCGCTTGGGGAGATTTGCCTTGCTCTAGTAATAACTACCCTATCTGCGAAATCAG cgGATTAAATGAAGAAACAGAAATCATTGGCTAA
- the LOC123539571 gene encoding C-type lectin domain family 10 member A-like, translated as MLFILSFLSIGLFAETEGLTSTTCYDGWLAFEGSCYFFGHSAVHFTEAEQFCRQHHNSHLIHVESKLENDFIKDRLRDFKSKHWWLGLTDELIEGTWKWFDNDQTANFTDWHPGQPDASPEDCAIYVYSWDFDWGDVKCLNNYYPICELRGMQVETEIVG; from the exons ATGctgtttattttgtcttttctttcCATAGGATTGTTTGCTGAAACAGAAG GATTGACAAGCACGACATGTTACGATGGATGGCTTGCTTTTGAAGGATCGTGCTACTTCTTCGGACATTCTGCGGTCCATTTCACGGAAGCGGAG CAATTCTGTAGACAGCACCATAACAGCCATCTTATTCATGTTGAGAGTAAACTCGAAAATGATTTCATCAAAGACCGACTCCGGGATTTCAAAA GTAAGCACTGGTGGCTTGGATTGACAGATGAATTGATTGAAGGCACGTGGAAATGGTTTGATAATGATCAGACAGCGAATTTTACAG ACTGGCATCCTGGACAACCAGATGCTTCTCCCGAAGACTGTGCGATATATGTTTACAGTTGGGACTTTGATTGGGGAGATGTGAAATGCCTCAATAACTACTATCCCATATGTGAACTTCG aggGATGCAAGTGGAAACAGAAATCGTTGGATga